GCTCTTTAGCAATAGCGTTACCAGCTTCATAAGCGGCTTTAATACGGCTTGTATCCGCGTCATACAAGAATACTTGAGTTTTTAATACTTTAGCGGCAGGAACGGCAAGTGATGCATCATCAGATAATGCTAAGTCAAGTAGTACCGAAATAGAAGAACCACCTTTCATATGAGAAAGTAATTCAAAAGCAAATTCTACAGAAATTTCAGCAACAACAGCTTCACCTAAGATAATTTCTTTTAAGAATTTAGCTTTTTCACCCGCGGCACTAGTAGTACCAGGCAATGTATTGTAGATGAAAAAATTAAGTGACTCAGCACGATGCGCATGAGCTGGATCTTTAATTTGCTCGATAATTTCAGCCAATAACTCAGCACTATCAATTGGCTTAGGCGCCAATCCTAGATCTTTTTTACGACTTTCGATTTCGTCCATGTATTCTAAAAACAAACTCATATACACCTCTTTTAGGGCTACAAAATACTAATAACATTATAATTAGCAGGGTCAAAATTTCCGCTAGTTTACCTGATTTCCGATCCAATATTCATCATTTAAATGTATAACGACTATTCGAGTTAGTTATATTGCTATTTCACTATTCACGCAATCGCTTAAAACATAATCTATCTTGCAAAAATTGCTATGAGTTCTGTGCAGTAATCTGCAATTAAATGATAAAAATTGGCATCTTCAACCATCATGGTTAAAACTAATTTAAACGGGGTTTGTTATACGGATAGATAAAATGAAAATTTACCGAACAACATTTAGCGAATATCAACAAGGTTACATTGCGCCTTTGCATCTTTTAACCAGACCTGCAGATATTAAAAATAGTCCTGCACTAAACAGCGAGAGCAGCGATTTAGTAAAAGATATATTAAGTAAAACGGCTAAACATCTCAGCACACAGGTGATTTTAAACGGACAATCTAAAAGAGATATATCCTTGCTGCTCAATCAAATTATTAGAGAGCTTGAAAAAGTAAAAATAGAACGAATAATATGCGTAGTAGATTGCAGTTCTCTAGCCAAAAACTATATTGGAGAGACTGAAAAAAACTTAGTCAAATTAATTGCTGAAGCTGATAATAAAAACTGGATTTTATTTTTTGACGAAGCTGATGCACTATTTGGTAAACGCACAAAAATACTAAATACTCACGACAAATATGCAAACATGGAGGTCAGTCATTTTTGCAAAATATTGTCACAACAAAATGTACTCAGCCTATTAGAAATAAACGGTAGCCCTACTTTAGAAAAATTTAAAAGACTGCAAGTACCGGTTTTAACGGTTAGTTAATTCCCAACACTAATCCGCCACTGTCGATCTGGCTCACTATTTGGTTGTTAGCCAATGCTAGCTGACAACCTTGTTGGTTGGCATTATGCTTAATAGAACAATCGACCTGCCATTGACGCAATACATAAGCTGCCACTGCCGCCCGTAATTGTAAAATCAGCTTCCCTTCCACCATAGCGTAATCCATTTCAATCGCTTTACTATGCTGTAAACTTGGATGAGGGATCAAAATAATCTCTATTATCTTTTGCCATTGTTCATCGTAATGACTCCCTTCATGTGCATGTATTTCTTCAGCCATCACTTCTACTTGAGTGAAACGCGTACACACAAAATCTCTAAAACTATTATTTTTACGATCATAAGCTCTCACATGCCAACGATGCCCATTATTCACAATAGAATGGGGGACTAAGGCTCTTTCAGTTTCACCAGATGACACTGACACATAACCCACTTTAATGGCTTTTTTGTTATGAATGGCACGCATGATCCCAGCAATAATTTTAGGATCAGGGTGAATTAAACGCACTGCATCAAAACACTGTTCTGAGGGTTGAACACCGGTTGAAATGCCATTACCAAACCCGCGACTTAACGAAGTCAATATCACCTCTGGATCATGGTTAAACACAGGCGTAAAACTGTCAGTTCTATGATAACTCTTGGTTTGATGTTTCAACACTAGGTTATCAGGAGCTAATTCTTTATAAGCACTAAAATCTCGGGTACTAGCAGCAAGGCCTGTTTTAAACCGTTGAATTAAATCAGTACGAGCCACATGCCCAAAGTATTGCAAACTAAAGTCGATAAAGGCTAAGCGATCCTTTTGTGCATGGGTCAACTCAGAAAGTACTTGAGCAATATTTGGATGCAAAGTTGAATGAATAGGTTTAGTGGACATATAGATAAACTCATAATGATTCGATGATAAAATACTATATCACTCCCCCTAACAATGCAATCATTTTGATTAGATCTAAATTGAAGCAACTAAAAAGCCCTTGATATTTTTACAAAAGCTTTAAAAATAAAAAATTCAACTTATTTACGTTTAACTAAAATCACCCAGTCTTGGTTTTTATCTGATGGTGGAGCACCTAGCTCAAGACGCTCATATTTTTTATAACTCGTGCGGTTTTGAGTAACAGTGACTTGTTTCACACTCCCCGTCTGTAACTTCCCACCTTGTCTCGGGTTGTACCACTGCACTGAATAATCCGCTTTACCAAAATAAATGTTCAAATTAATTTCTTTTAAGGCATCTTTGACAAACACAATATAGAACTGTCCTTCTTCACCTAATACCCAATGGCCATTAGACAAGTTATCTAAGTTTTTACCTTTTTGATAAGGCACATTAGCCATTTTGAAAAAATCTAATGCATGTTTAGCTTGGTCCCAAAACAAATCACGAGAGCGCCAATCTTGAGCAGTTAAATCTGAATGAGGATGTGCATAACCAAAGTACCACTCTGTGCCCCAAGCACCGGCAGTTAATGCGCCCCATAAACCATTCTTCCTAGCGTCATCATGTTTGGCATCGACACTATCAGGCACCAAACTATGTTGGGCATCGCCCGGTTCATCAACCGACACAGCAAAAGGACGACCATTCACTAGTGGCCATTCACGTAACCGCTTAACTGCACCATGAATACTGCTAAAATCAGTTCGGCTAGTTTGCACTGAAGCCCCAGTATAATAACTATCTGGTCCAGTTAAGTCGTCATAATCATTGCCATTATGGATCACTACATGATGATGATATGGGTCATTATTATGGAAATATTTCGCCATAGCTAAACGTTGAATAGTCGATTGAGGCATAGATTTATGGTTAGGCACCCATTCGCCATTTTCTTCACCCATGTTCCAATTTAGCGCTAAGTGATGGCCAAAACGTGCGATTAACTCTCGATAATACAATTGACGTTGTAAACCTAAACCGCCGTTATCCAATAAACCTTGGTTTTCAACTTCAGAGGTTTTGAAGTGTAAAAATAGACCTTTTTTTTGTGCATGGTTAAACACTATATTCCACTGATCTAACTTAGACACATCCATACGATCCAAGGTATCGTAGTCCACGTAAGGAAACACATTTTGGTCATCGCCAATAATATTTAAAGTCAAAAACGAAATAGAGTTCATGCCTTTTTCAGACAAATAATTCAACGCACCAATTAATGCCTTACCCTTACCTTTTTGCCATGTAGGGTCGCCTTTATTCCAATCTTTTAAATGTGGCTGCCAAGTTTTTACTAAGTTGTCTTTGTGTCCATCATTGTGAAAAGTACCGTCAAAATCCACATAAGACAGCAAATTTTCAGGAGCATCAGGGCCTGCTTTAATAAAATACTCGCCTGTTTCAGCAAAACGTAAATACGGCTGATTGATATAATCTAAACGACCACGCTCACGAAAATCAGGATAAGATTTATCAGTGGCTTTTATATCAAAGCTACCTGTTTGGTTGTCCATAAACCCCGCAGTAGCACCCGTTAAGCCTTTATTAGATACAGCGACAAACCTACCTTTTCTAAAGGTAGCTCGCCAATTCCACTGCCCTACTTCATCAGCAGAAAAGTTAACTCGCCATTTATCTCCCGCTGTAGCACCAGTATTTGCAGCGTTACCGTCTGCGGCAAAATAGCCGGGAACAACATACTGTTTACCAGACACTTGGTGGGTAAATTCAACATTTAATCGGTAGTTAACAAAAGGGTTATAATCATCATTCTCGGAGGTTTCAGGGCCATCAAAAGTTAACGAAACTGCGTGCCATTTTTTTAGCTCGCCGTCTAATTCCACTTTTGTATCAGCAAATGTATTACCTGTAAAAACGACCAGCGATAACACACTTATACATGCAAACCATTTTGATTTTATTGTATTCATTTAACCTCCATTAAAAATTACTACAAATTAAAATTATTCTATATACCTATCAGTTTTTTGGCTGATAAGCTCGTATCCAGTCTACATACATTTTATTCAAGTTAGGATTATCTAACTGCTCTTGACTCGGTGTAATGCCATTTTTAGCTCGCCATACATGATCTTCCATATCAAAAATCAGACGCATGGGTCTTCCAAAAAAATGGCCGTCAGGATCGGTTAAATCTGTATTACTAGACAAAGTACGCACCAATTCACCATCTAGATAAAATTCCATGTGCTTGGGATTTTTCCAATAAAAACCAAATCGATGAAAATCTTGATTTAATAAAGCTTTGTTGGGCGTAGTGTAGTGTTTAGGTTTATGTCCGTAATCCTCTAAATAATCATTTGTTACCGGATCTCGTTTAAAAATATGGTAGTTAGTCGACATTTGTTTAGCGTTGTAGTCTGTGTCACCATAAGTTTCAGTTACATCAATTTCGTATTTATCGTCATCACTTAACATCCAAAAATTACTGGCTAAAGCTAGGCCTGATATTTTCATACTAGCTTCAACAAATATTGGATATTCGATATTCTTTTTAGCCGTTACAAAACCAGTGTAAATAGTTTTTTTAGACTTAAAGTCACCATAATTAACAACCTTACCTTGAGCTGATTCAGGCACCGACTCGGCACTTAGCACCAAACGGCCATTTACCAAGTCGCTGTGTTTGGCACTAAAATAGGTAGCACCAGGGCCTTTCCAGCCGCGTATATGGTTGTCATGCCACTTACTAAAAAACGCCGCATTTTTTGTTGTGTATGAAAAGTTGTCACTAAAATCATCCACCAATTGCCAGTTTTGTGCTGCCTGCATCTGACTAGGTAAAGGCACATCATGCCAATCTGCTTTCTCCGACTTAGTTAACTCAGAAAGCGAGCATGCACTCAATCCAGACATACACATAACTACAAATAAATTATTCAATCTCATATTAATCATCATCCACAGTAAAATTGTTAACAATGTTAAACAAATTGAAAAAACTTTCAATTTAAATGCAAATTAAATAATGCATATTTAAATTCAAATATTTAACGAATTTATTGTAATATAATATTGTTAAAAGTAAACAGTCATACACGGTGAATATCAATTATCCTATTCGATTCTTTTAAAATGCTTAAGATTAGGGTTAAATTAACGCCATAAATTGACACCACTAAGGCTTACACAAAAATGTTACTACAACTCACTGCACCACAAGCAAGAGTGATAGGTGTATTACTAGAAAAAGAAGTGACCACTCCTGACCAATATCCCCTTTCATTAAATGGCTTAACTTTAGGCTGCAATCAAAAAAGTAATAGAGAGCCTGTTTTAAACCTGACTGAGTCTGATGTACAAAATATTTTGGATGAACTCAAAGAAAAAAAGCTGATTTTCGAATATACAGGCGTGGGTAGCCGCGTGGTTAAATATAAACACAGGTTTTGTAATACTGAATTCAGCGAGCTAAAATTCAATCGTCAGCAATTTGCCATAGTTTGTGTGTTGTTACTAAGAGGACCACAAACACCGGGAGAACTAAGAACCCGTACTAACCGCTTGGCTGAATTTGCCAATGTAGACGAAGTCGAGCAAGCCTTAACTCAATTACAAGATTTGAACGGTGAACAACTAGTAATAAAATTAGCCAGAGAGCCAGGCAAACGAGAATCCCGATACGCCCACTTATTTTGCGGCCAACCAGACATGGCAACCACAACACAAACGACGTCTACTGATACAGCTAGTACTGTTACATCTACCCATTCACAGGACAATGACGCGATACAAAGGATCGAAACATTAGAACAACAAGTAGCCGAGTTAACCAGCCAGCTAGCCGAAATGAAAGAATTAGTAGAGCTTTTAGCGGAATAAAAACAGCTAAAAGCAGAATGAAGCAAGTAAAGATCAAAGTAATGTAGGTCGTGGCTTTAGCCCGTCAAGGTTAAACAATAGACGCCATAAATGGACGACCTTACCGGCCAGATTTGCACATTCCCGAGTGAGACTCTTTCGGCTCAAAAACCACAGCCTACAGTCCCGTCAATCATGGCTCATTACGAAGTCGTTATAAAGTGGGTGGGTCCATACCATTATTATTATTCCTGCATGTTGTTAGTAGGAATCCATGCCTTTGGTCTTAAGCCCCTCACTTTGATTTTGAAAGCTAAAGTAGGCCCCAAAAAAGAGAATATTGCTCACTATTTTCAACAAACCTGATCCTGCAGTTATTGGGATAAGTTGGAGCTAATTGGCTAGCTTGTTTTGAACATCCTTAGGACACTCACTGTGCAGAGCCGCATACAGGGTGTTGTGGGGGCGTTAGATGCCGCTGGCTAGCCGATGATAAAAGCCTGTTTGATGAGATCTAATGACCTTCTTCTAATTTAGCTGGGAGAGGTGGCCGTCCTATTGGATGCGGTCCATGAGGTGGGCCTTCAGGGAGAACCGTTTCCCCGTGGAAACACCCAATGAACTTATTCTCGCTTGGGCTTGCTGCGTGGTAGTGGTAACCTCTGACTTCATCAGTTTGACCGCGGCATTCATCAAGTGATTTAGCTTCCTCACCCTTAGCGTTTTTCAAAGCATAAATACCATACCCGTCTCCAGCATAGCCTACTAATGGAGCGTGTCCATCGTCGGTTGTCAATTTATCAGTACACCCTGTCGTAGAATGGTAGTGATAACCTTGGTGGACGTTGATGTGTCCGCCACAATCATCAAAGGCAGCTATGGTATAAGCCCCTAAAATGGCATCAACAGGTGCTGCAGCCGATAACTCAGTTCCATCAAGAGCAATGCCTACAGTACGCGCTCGGCCGGTCTTCGCAGCAGTGATTGGCGTGATTGGAATAAGGAAGGTGCGAGAGAAGTTATCATCAAGATAAGACAATTCGCACTCAATACAATTTTGCATATATTCCTCTTCAACATCAGGTTTGGCGGCACCTAAACAAGCTTCTTTCGTGGCCGTATAGCGTACCTTATTTGTCTTCGCGTCATAAACCATCCATTTTTCGTCACCATAATATTCACCAAGTTTCAGAATGAATTCACCTGTGATATCCACCAAGTCCCCTGTACCTTCTTTATTAAACCAAGCGCCACCAACATCAGCACCATCACTGGTTGTTCTAGGACAAAACGGGCCTGGTTTTCGTCCGGCTGGCGCACCATCAGTGATTAGCTGGTAACAAC
The sequence above is a segment of the Paraglaciecola sp. L3A3 genome. Coding sequences within it:
- a CDS encoding DUF5060 domain-containing protein; this encodes MNTIKSKWFACISVLSLVVFTGNTFADTKVELDGELKKWHAVSLTFDGPETSENDDYNPFVNYRLNVEFTHQVSGKQYVVPGYFAADGNAANTGATAGDKWRVNFSADEVGQWNWRATFRKGRFVAVSNKGLTGATAGFMDNQTGSFDIKATDKSYPDFRERGRLDYINQPYLRFAETGEYFIKAGPDAPENLLSYVDFDGTFHNDGHKDNLVKTWQPHLKDWNKGDPTWQKGKGKALIGALNYLSEKGMNSISFLTLNIIGDDQNVFPYVDYDTLDRMDVSKLDQWNIVFNHAQKKGLFLHFKTSEVENQGLLDNGGLGLQRQLYYRELIARFGHHLALNWNMGEENGEWVPNHKSMPQSTIQRLAMAKYFHNNDPYHHHVVIHNGNDYDDLTGPDSYYTGASVQTSRTDFSSIHGAVKRLREWPLVNGRPFAVSVDEPGDAQHSLVPDSVDAKHDDARKNGLWGALTAGAWGTEWYFGYAHPHSDLTAQDWRSRDLFWDQAKHALDFFKMANVPYQKGKNLDNLSNGHWVLGEEGQFYIVFVKDALKEINLNIYFGKADYSVQWYNPRQGGKLQTGSVKQVTVTQNRTSYKKYERLELGAPPSDKNQDWVILVKRK
- a CDS encoding WYL domain-containing protein, translating into MSTKPIHSTLHPNIAQVLSELTHAQKDRLAFIDFSLQYFGHVARTDLIQRFKTGLAASTRDFSAYKELAPDNLVLKHQTKSYHRTDSFTPVFNHDPEVILTSLSRGFGNGISTGVQPSEQCFDAVRLIHPDPKIIAGIMRAIHNKKAIKVGYVSVSSGETERALVPHSIVNNGHRWHVRAYDRKNNSFRDFVCTRFTQVEVMAEEIHAHEGSHYDEQWQKIIEIILIPHPSLQHSKAIEMDYAMVEGKLILQLRAAVAAYVLRQWQVDCSIKHNANQQGCQLALANNQIVSQIDSGGLVLGIN
- a CDS encoding YHYH protein; the encoded protein is MFTKEAFTQEPKIVDCETAEGTKTRCYQLITDGAPAGRKPGPFCPRTTSDGADVGGAWFNKEGTGDLVDITGEFILKLGEYYGDEKWMVYDAKTNKVRYTATKEACLGAAKPDVEEEYMQNCIECELSYLDDNFSRTFLIPITPITAAKTGRARTVGIALDGTELSAAAPVDAILGAYTIAAFDDCGGHINVHQGYHYHSTTGCTDKLTTDDGHAPLVGYAGDGYGIYALKNAKGEEAKSLDECRGQTDEVRGYHYHAASPSENKFIGCFHGETVLPEGPPHGPHPIGRPPLPAKLEEGH
- a CDS encoding family 16 glycosylhydrolase, which gives rise to MRLNNLFVVMCMSGLSACSLSELTKSEKADWHDVPLPSQMQAAQNWQLVDDFSDNFSYTTKNAAFFSKWHDNHIRGWKGPGATYFSAKHSDLVNGRLVLSAESVPESAQGKVVNYGDFKSKKTIYTGFVTAKKNIEYPIFVEASMKISGLALASNFWMLSDDDKYEIDVTETYGDTDYNAKQMSTNYHIFKRDPVTNDYLEDYGHKPKHYTTPNKALLNQDFHRFGFYWKNPKHMEFYLDGELVRTLSSNTDLTDPDGHFFGRPMRLIFDMEDHVWRAKNGITPSQEQLDNPNLNKMYVDWIRAYQPKN
- a CDS encoding AAA family ATPase; amino-acid sequence: MKIYRTTFSEYQQGYIAPLHLLTRPADIKNSPALNSESSDLVKDILSKTAKHLSTQVILNGQSKRDISLLLNQIIRELEKVKIERIICVVDCSSLAKNYIGETEKNLVKLIAEADNKNWILFFDEADALFGKRTKILNTHDKYANMEVSHFCKILSQQNVLSLLEINGSPTLEKFKRLQVPVLTVS
- a CDS encoding YceH family protein; translated protein: MLLQLTAPQARVIGVLLEKEVTTPDQYPLSLNGLTLGCNQKSNREPVLNLTESDVQNILDELKEKKLIFEYTGVGSRVVKYKHRFCNTEFSELKFNRQQFAIVCVLLLRGPQTPGELRTRTNRLAEFANVDEVEQALTQLQDLNGEQLVIKLAREPGKRESRYAHLFCGQPDMATTTQTTSTDTASTVTSTHSQDNDAIQRIETLEQQVAELTSQLAEMKELVELLAE